One window from the genome of Oryza glaberrima chromosome 3, OglaRS2, whole genome shotgun sequence encodes:
- the LOC127768173 gene encoding auxin-responsive protein SAUR71-like: protein MRQLIRRLSRVGDSSAAAASSSSPGKRRGAGTKKKAAAAGVPPEGHVPVDVGEEGEEATERFLVRAELLGRPALAELLGRAAQEYGYDHRGPLRIPCSPAAFRRALAGAGGGDHDDDG, encoded by the coding sequence ATGAGGCAGCTCATCCGGCGGCTCTCCCGCGTCGGcgactcctccgccgccgccgcctcgtcgtcgtcgccggggaAGCGGCGGGGCGCAGGGacgaagaagaaggcggcggcggcgggggtgccGCCGGAGGGGCACGTGCCGGTGGACgtcggggaggaaggggaggaggcgacggagcGGTTCCTCGTGCGGGCCGAGCTGCTGGGGCGGCCGGCGCTGGCCGAGCTGCTGGGCCGCGCCGCGCAGGAGTACGGCTACGACCACCGCGGCCCGCTCCGCATCCCCTGCTcccccgccgccttccgccgcgcgctcgccggcgccgggggtggagaccacgacgacgacggctag
- the LOC127765412 gene encoding auxin-responsive protein SAUR41-like, whose amino-acid sequence MMWRRKSSSSGGVSPAGASPRHGGDDDDECNVFPRGYVPIVAGSGDGERVLVPVSLLGDPCIAELLDMAAQQYGYGQPGVLRVPCDGKRLRRVVEGVLRKGGGQSA is encoded by the coding sequence ATgatgtggaggaggaagagcagcagcagtggcGGCGTGTCACCCGccggcgcctcgccgcgccacggcggcgacgacgacgacgaatgcAATGTCTTTCCGAGAGGGTACGTACCGATagtcgccggcagcggcgacggggaGCGCGTGCTGGTGCCGGTTAGTCTACTCGGGGACCCGTGCATCGCGGAGCTTCTGGACATGGCGGCGCAGCAGTACGGGTACGGCCAGCCGGGCGTGCTGCGGGTGCCCTGCGACGGCAAGCGTCTACGGCGAGTCGTGGAGGGCGTGCTGCGGAAGGGCGGTGGCCAGTCAGCATGA
- the LOC127768844 gene encoding auxin-responsive protein SAUR72-like produces MVYWRSKSGGGGASPSRANGGEDDQVPRGHVPMVAGCGGGDGDGGERVMVPVRLLGDPCIAELLDMAAQQYGYGQPGVLRVPCDAGHFRRVVERALRKDGGRSA; encoded by the coding sequence ATGGTGTACTGGAGGAgcaagagcggcggcggtggcgcctcaCCGAGCCGCGccaacggcggcgaggatgaTCAGGTCCCGAGAGGGCACGTCCCGATGgtcgccggctgcggcggcggcgacggcgacggcggggagcgCGTGATGGTGCCGGTGAGGCTGCTCGGCGACCCGTGCATCGCGGAGCTGCTGGACATGGCGGCGCAGCAGTACGGGTACGGCCAGCCGGGCGTGCTGCGTGTGCCCTGCGACGCCGGACATTTCCGGCGAGTCGTCGAGCGCGCGCTGCGGAAGGACGGTGGCCGGTCAGCATGA
- the LOC127768751 gene encoding auxin-responsive protein SAUR71-like, with protein sequence MVWRRKSGGGSGGASPCRENGEDEVPRGHVPMVAGGGGDCGDGGGERVVVPLRLLGDPSIAELLDMAAQQYGFGQPGVLRVPCDAGHFRRVVECALRRGAAGGQTA encoded by the coding sequence ATggtgtggaggaggaagagcggcggcggcagcggcggcgcctcgcCGTGCCGCGAGAACGGCGAGGATGAGGTCCCGAGAGGGCATGTcccgatggtcgccggcggcggcggcgactgcggcgacggcggcggggagcgcgtGGTGGTGCCGTTGAGGCTGCTCGGGGACCCGAGCATCGCGGAGCTGCTGGACATGGCGGCGCAGCAGTACGGGTTCGGCCAGCCGGGCGTGCTGCGTGTGCCCTGCGACGCCGGGCATTTCCGGCGAGTCGTCGAGTGCGCGCTGCGgaggggcgccgccggcggccagacGGCATGA
- the LOC127765266 gene encoding protein CURLY FLAG LEAF 1-like: MVAGALGYMARAADGGRAAELVTRDFLGGCVAADDARDAAAAAAAAATARHDSVSGKLSLQKQTCPATPRDLNLFPVPGAAASAAKPCPSSTAAAASGAGGTTTTTTTTTYHSVCTIEKVKTALERFERGKHQHHQHQQHSAGASPSSSSVTTSSVKRRGGGGVGDGAVEQGDGCDSPSAAGGGGMVAAACPRCFLYVLISRSDPRCPRCESHVPPPPSPAPKKKPRIDLNVGFLGT, from the exons ATGGTCGCAGGGGCGTTGGGGTACATGGCGagagcggcggacggcggcaggGCGGCGGAGCTCGTCACCAGGGATTTCCTCGGCGgctgcgtcgccgccgacgacgccagggacgccgccgccgccgccgcagcagcagcaactgccAGGCACGACTCCGTG TCCGGCAAGCTGTCCCTGCAGAAGCAGACGTGCCCGGCGACGCCGAGAGACCTCAACCTCTTCCccgtccccggcgccgccgcgtccgccgccaaGCCGTGCCCGTcgtctacggcggcggcggcctccggcgCAGGCggcaccacgacgacgacgacgacgacgacgtaccACAGCGTGTGCACGATCGAGAAGGTGAAGACGGCGCTGGAGCGGTTCGAGCGCGGCAAGCACCAGcaccaccagcaccagcagcacAGCGCCGGCGcgtccccgtcgtcgtcgtccgtcaccacctcctccgtgaagcgccgtggcggcggcggcgtcggcgacggcgcggtggagcAGGGCGACGGGTGCGACTCCCCgtccgcggcgggcggcggcggcatggtggCCGCCGCGTGCCCGAGGTGCTTCCTGTACGTGCTCATCTCCCGGTCGGACCCGCGGTGCCCGCGGTGCGAGTCgcacgtgccgccgccgccgtcgccggcgccgaagaAGAAGCCCCGGATCGACCTCAACGTGGGGTTCCTCGGCACCTAG